From the bacterium genome, one window contains:
- a CDS encoding low specificity L-threonine aldolase — protein MIPNNPPGGRPVDLRSDTVTRPSPAMYEAMMKAPLGDDVLGDDPTVLRLQERVAELLGKEAALFVPSGTMANQIALKVHTRPGDAVICEAGCHILNYEGGAPAAVSHIICKTIAGKHGLITADEVAAAMNDASNSHFPRTSLVELENTHNRAGGAILPQNEIIAVKEVCNLRGSALHLDGARLWNAHVATGIALDELAKPGDTVSVCLSKGLGCPVGSLIAGSRDHIAYAHRIRKYLGGGMRQAGILAGAGLYALDHNIARLAEDHEHAKMLHAAFSEFRGVFPIEPDTNILIVEFAKGVYDPEIIRQALERRGVRCLTISPVRIRLVLHLDVSREQCEYACAMVKEVLGALSEAANA, from the coding sequence ATGATTCCAAACAATCCTCCCGGCGGACGGCCGGTGGACTTGCGAAGTGACACAGTGACGCGCCCGTCGCCCGCGATGTACGAAGCGATGATGAAGGCGCCGCTGGGCGACGACGTTCTGGGCGACGACCCGACGGTGCTTCGGCTTCAGGAGCGCGTGGCCGAGCTTTTGGGCAAAGAAGCCGCACTTTTCGTTCCGAGCGGCACAATGGCCAACCAAATCGCACTGAAAGTACACACCAGGCCCGGCGACGCGGTGATTTGCGAAGCCGGATGCCATATCCTGAATTACGAGGGCGGCGCGCCGGCGGCGGTTTCGCACATCATCTGCAAGACGATTGCAGGCAAGCACGGGTTGATCACTGCGGACGAAGTCGCCGCTGCCATGAACGACGCTTCAAACAGCCACTTTCCCCGGACATCGCTGGTCGAGCTTGAAAACACGCACAACCGCGCTGGAGGCGCAATCCTACCCCAAAATGAAATAATTGCCGTTAAAGAAGTTTGCAACTTGCGCGGCTCGGCGCTTCACTTGGACGGCGCGAGGCTGTGGAACGCGCATGTCGCGACCGGAATCGCTCTGGACGAACTTGCAAAGCCCGGAGATACGGTAAGCGTCTGCCTGTCGAAAGGGCTCGGATGCCCTGTCGGATCTCTGATCGCGGGATCGCGCGACCACATCGCGTACGCGCACCGCATCCGAAAATATCTCGGCGGAGGTATGCGCCAGGCAGGGATTCTTGCGGGCGCGGGGCTGTATGCCCTAGACCACAACATAGCGCGGCTTGCGGAAGATCACGAGCATGCGAAAATGCTGCACGCTGCATTTTCCGAGTTTCGCGGTGTATTTCCGATCGAACCCGATACAAACATTCTGATAGTGGAGTTTGCAAAAGGCGTGTACGATCCCGAAATCATCCGGCAGGCGCTTGAGCGGCGCGGCGTTCGTTGTCTCACGATAAGTCCGGTGCGCATCCGGCTGGTCCTGCATCTCGATGTATCTCGCGAGCAGTGCGAATACGCGTGCGCGATGGTGAAGGAAGTACTTGGCGCGCTCTCGGAGGCCGCGAACGCGTAG
- a CDS encoding hydrogenase maturation nickel metallochaperone HypA, protein MHEFSLMENIVSHVKSAAAENGIAKVARFTVVVGAVSGVNIEALRFAFDMHQKAGDLLEALMVIEQKPAPAVCRECGAPFETRDYWPVCPKCGSLNVRVDGGNEFYLSEVEGE, encoded by the coding sequence ATGCACGAATTCAGCCTGATGGAAAACATCGTTTCTCACGTCAAATCCGCGGCTGCGGAAAACGGAATCGCGAAAGTGGCCCGATTCACCGTAGTCGTCGGCGCGGTGAGCGGCGTGAACATCGAAGCTCTTCGATTCGCCTTTGATATGCACCAAAAGGCGGGCGATCTGCTTGAAGCACTAATGGTAATCGAACAAAAACCCGCGCCGGCGGTTTGCCGGGAATGCGGCGCGCCATTCGAAACCCGGGACTACTGGCCTGTCTGCCCGAAATGTGGTAGCTTGAATGTACGGGTGGATGGCGGGAACGAGTTTTATCTGTCCGAGGTCGAAGGCGAGTAA
- the hypB gene encoding hydrogenase nickel incorporation protein HypB: protein MVTVKVMRAVNEENDLVATEVRQMLADYRVVALNLMSSPGSGKTSLLERTLDRMGGEWRFGAIVGDLFTTRDADRLAARGVPVVQLNTEGSCHLTAHMIRESLQEFDKDALDCLFIENVGNLVCPGGFDLGEDYRIAVLSTTEGGDKVEKYPRVFRQASASVITKTDLLEYLDFDLADVIAHLQLLNPEAPVFPLSTKTGEGMEDWCTWLRDLLAGAASTSGV, encoded by the coding sequence ATGGTTACGGTTAAGGTTATGCGTGCTGTGAATGAGGAAAACGACCTCGTCGCAACCGAAGTGCGGCAGATGCTGGCGGATTACCGCGTCGTGGCGCTAAATCTGATGAGCAGCCCGGGAAGCGGCAAGACCAGCCTGCTCGAAAGAACGCTCGACCGGATGGGAGGCGAGTGGCGGTTCGGCGCAATCGTCGGCGACCTTTTCACGACGCGGGATGCCGACAGACTGGCGGCCCGCGGCGTACCCGTCGTCCAGCTGAATACCGAAGGCAGCTGCCACCTGACGGCGCACATGATCCGCGAGTCGCTGCAGGAGTTCGACAAGGACGCGCTGGACTGTTTATTCATTGAGAACGTAGGCAATCTCGTATGTCCGGGCGGGTTCGATCTCGGCGAGGACTACCGCATCGCGGTGCTTTCCACAACCGAAGGCGGCGACAAGGTGGAAAAGTATCCGCGCGTATTCCGGCAGGCAAGCGCGAGCGTGATAACGAAAACCGACCTGCTGGAATACTTGGATTTCGACCTTGCGGACGTGATCGCTCACCTGCAGCTTCTCAATCCCGAAGCGCCAGTTTTTCCACTTTCCACCAAAACTGGAGAGGGGATGGAAGATTGGTGCACCTGGCTGCGCGATTTACTTGCCGGCGCGGCATCCACCTCCGGCGTTTGA
- the rpsP gene encoding 30S ribosomal protein S16 encodes MAVKLRLFRVGKKKQSYFRVVAKEQRSPRQGKYLEEVGFLNPHADPEEVKLNSERIRWWLEHGAEPTETVARLIKNHTDVPIAAKYLPGTKTGKARKAEAAS; translated from the coding sequence ATGGCTGTCAAGCTGAGGCTGTTTAGGGTAGGCAAGAAGAAGCAGTCGTACTTCCGCGTTGTCGCGAAGGAGCAACGCTCGCCGCGCCAAGGGAAGTATCTGGAGGAAGTCGGTTTCCTTAATCCTCATGCAGATCCGGAGGAAGTTAAGCTCAACTCCGAGCGCATCCGCTGGTGGCTCGAGCACGGCGCGGAACCTACCGAAACGGTCGCTCGGCTTATCAAGAACCACACCGACGTCCCCATTGCCGCTAAGTACCTTCCCGGTACTAAAACCGGCAAGGCCCGCAAGGCCGAAGCTGCATCCTAG
- a CDS encoding KH domain-containing protein: MTDYKELLIALVSKIVDNPDEISVREVEGERAAILELRVNENDIGKVIGREGRIINALRTLVKAAAGRENKRITVELLS, encoded by the coding sequence ATGACCGATTACAAGGAACTTCTGATTGCGCTGGTAAGCAAGATCGTTGACAACCCGGACGAGATCAGCGTTCGTGAAGTCGAAGGTGAACGCGCTGCGATCCTGGAACTCCGGGTGAACGAAAACGACATCGGAAAGGTGATCGGCCGTGAAGGCAGGATCATCAATGCCCTTCGAACGCTGGTCAAGGCGGCCGCTGGGCGGGAAAACAAGCGGATCACCGTAGAGCTTTTGAGTTGA
- the rimM gene encoding 16S rRNA processing protein RimM — protein sequence MLVVLGRVKGAHGVRGTLKCEYVTDRPATLQGYAYFILSDEITGEAVIVRHPKVSLRGTDFLLSTPSVPNRNVASGMSGWLVEAPASLVPPRSNGEFFPWQLVGLCTVNESGAELGFVQDVFFTAAGAVLQIQGVRGEILLAFSGDAVIDVDLPGGRLVVTDYVGN from the coding sequence ATGCTTGTTGTATTGGGCCGTGTGAAAGGGGCTCACGGGGTCCGTGGTACATTGAAGTGCGAATATGTGACGGACAGACCGGCCACGCTTCAGGGCTACGCTTACTTCATTCTTAGCGACGAGATTACAGGCGAGGCGGTCATCGTTCGCCATCCAAAAGTGTCGCTTCGCGGAACCGACTTTTTGTTAAGCACGCCAAGCGTTCCTAATCGAAATGTCGCTTCCGGTATGTCTGGATGGCTGGTGGAAGCGCCGGCGTCGCTTGTGCCTCCCCGCTCGAATGGCGAGTTTTTTCCATGGCAGTTGGTGGGACTCTGCACCGTCAATGAAAGCGGGGCCGAGCTTGGGTTCGTGCAAGACGTGTTTTTCACGGCAGCCGGCGCTGTTCTTCAAATCCAAGGCGTCCGCGGCGAAATACTTTTGGCGTTCTCCGGGGATGCTGTAATCGATGTCGATCTGCCCGGGGGCAGACTGGTGGTGACCGACTACGTCGGCAATTAG
- the trmD gene encoding tRNA (guanosine(37)-N1)-methyltransferase TrmD, which produces MKIYIVTIFPGLTEQVGKFGIVRRAIEAGKLHFESVDLRNYTTDSHRSVDDSPFGGGPGMVFLPEPVFAAVEDVYQKSGCKPYVVYLSPQGELMNQRLVDELAGKECLVLIAGRYEGIDQRVLDVLVDKEISFGDYILSGGELPAMALVDAIARKIPGALGNEGSHESESFSNGLLDFPNYTRPENFRGWRVPEILLTGNKATVERWRRWQSLRVTRIKRPDLWEKYCRRFLRPEVNS; this is translated from the coding sequence ATGAAGATTTACATCGTTACAATCTTTCCCGGGCTGACCGAACAGGTCGGAAAATTCGGAATCGTCCGGCGCGCCATCGAAGCCGGGAAGCTGCACTTTGAATCTGTAGATCTCAGGAATTACACTACGGACTCCCACCGCAGCGTGGACGACTCGCCGTTCGGAGGCGGGCCGGGTATGGTATTCCTGCCCGAACCGGTATTTGCAGCCGTCGAAGATGTATACCAGAAGTCGGGCTGCAAGCCGTATGTGGTTTACCTATCCCCGCAAGGGGAACTGATGAACCAGAGACTTGTGGACGAACTTGCCGGTAAGGAATGCCTGGTGCTGATTGCAGGACGCTACGAGGGAATCGACCAGCGGGTACTCGATGTGCTCGTTGACAAGGAAATTTCCTTTGGAGATTACATTCTGTCCGGCGGAGAGCTTCCCGCAATGGCTCTTGTGGACGCGATTGCGAGGAAAATACCGGGAGCACTTGGAAATGAAGGAAGCCATGAGTCGGAAAGTTTTTCCAACGGCTTGCTTGACTTCCCGAACTACACGAGGCCGGAGAACTTTCGAGGATGGCGGGTTCCCGAAATTTTGTTGACCGGGAACAAAGCGACCGTTGAAAGGTGGAGGCGTTGGCAGTCGTTGCGGGTCACGAGAATCAAGCGCCCCGACCTGTGGGAAAAGTATTGCCGCAGATTTTTGCGGCCGGAAGTGAACTCATAG
- the rplS gene encoding 50S ribosomal protein L19, whose amino-acid sequence MVDKVLDHSKEKWYHKLKAYDEGLSKDELPDIVPGDIVRVHVNIYEEAPGAAAGLKKIHRIAAKGKEKKEEKIERVQVFEGTVIRIHGKGLSRTVTVRKLSSGIGVEKTWFLHSRKVSKIEVLRHSRVRRSKLYYLRDRVGKATSLKERRREPKAQ is encoded by the coding sequence ATGGTTGACAAGGTGTTGGATCACAGCAAGGAAAAGTGGTATCACAAGCTCAAGGCCTATGACGAGGGCTTGAGCAAGGATGAGTTGCCGGATATCGTTCCCGGCGATATCGTACGCGTTCACGTGAATATTTATGAAGAAGCGCCGGGCGCGGCCGCCGGTCTTAAGAAGATCCACAGGATAGCCGCAAAAGGAAAGGAAAAGAAGGAAGAAAAGATCGAGCGCGTCCAGGTTTTTGAAGGCACCGTTATAAGGATTCACGGCAAAGGCCTTTCGCGCACCGTCACCGTTCGCAAACTTTCCAGCGGAATCGGCGTCGAAAAAACTTGGTTTCTTCATTCTCGAAAGGTTTCCAAAATTGAAGTGCTCAGACATTCCAGGGTAAGGCGCTCCAAGCTTTACTACCTTCGGGACAGAGTAGGAAAGGCGACATCGCTCAAGGAACGCAGGCGGGAGCCGAAGGCGCAATAG
- the lepB gene encoding signal peptidase I has protein sequence MRITYPAPLSKPDTVKISRGSFSAKEIIRSVTLPPGQSEYSLEIVSASRPGICRISSDQGVRAELAFYPSHFQAVIYDWIPTLVMALLIALFLRSYVVAAFYIPSKSMEPTLLVHDRLIADKLSFSLKFGELKRGDVVIFHPPPEAGANQIEKDYIKRVIGLPGDTVAVHDGTVWVNGVALDEPYIQSPPDYYLEEQIVPSDSVFVLGDNRNNSKDSHAWGFLPIKNIQGRALFIFWPPGRIGLITHGGGNAPETGAFAN, from the coding sequence ATGCGGATAACCTATCCTGCGCCACTTTCCAAACCCGACACTGTGAAAATTTCGCGCGGCAGCTTTTCCGCAAAAGAAATCATCCGGTCGGTAACCCTCCCGCCCGGTCAAAGTGAGTATTCCCTGGAAATCGTCAGCGCTTCGCGGCCGGGAATCTGCCGCATTTCAAGCGACCAAGGAGTCCGGGCAGAGCTTGCGTTTTATCCGAGCCATTTCCAAGCCGTAATATACGACTGGATACCCACATTGGTAATGGCGCTTTTAATCGCGCTTTTCTTGAGAAGCTACGTTGTGGCCGCATTTTACATTCCCAGCAAGTCAATGGAGCCGACACTTTTGGTTCACGACCGGCTTATCGCCGATAAGCTTTCGTTTTCACTTAAATTCGGAGAACTGAAGCGCGGTGATGTTGTGATCTTTCATCCACCGCCCGAAGCCGGAGCGAATCAAATTGAAAAAGACTATATAAAGCGCGTAATCGGGCTTCCGGGGGATACGGTTGCGGTGCACGATGGTACCGTATGGGTAAATGGCGTGGCGCTTGACGAGCCGTATATTCAGTCTCCGCCGGATTATTACCTTGAAGAGCAAATTGTTCCTTCCGACAGCGTATTTGTGCTCGGCGACAACAGGAACAACTCAAAGGACAGCCATGCCTGGGGTTTCCTGCCGATAAAAAACATCCAGGGACGTGCACTGTTTATATTTTGGCCGCCGGGAAGGATAGGTTTGATAACTCATGGCGGCGGCAACGCACCCGAAACCGGGGCTTTCGCCAACTAG